One region of Sulfuriroseicoccus oceanibius genomic DNA includes:
- a CDS encoding NADH-quinone oxidoreductase subunit N, whose protein sequence is MPAHYLEFLLLGFGLVLLLVEAFVPLRDKSFIGKLAAAGLLVAFGLLFAIDRNPVQSDVFANYYHVDAAALFFKGIAILTTFCVVLLGLDFLPVLKQGINGASDSERTSQGGIAEFFSLPIFACAGLMWMASAKDLITMFVALETVTITFYVMVSSMRRNVGSLEAGVKYLILGALSTGVLVFGMAWVFGATGTLSLEVLTNAGPEQWATWSSSSALLFGVALVLISLGFKVGAVPMQVWIPDVYQGAPTPITGFLSVGSKAAGFIVLWRFVQPFLGRGELTETILLILAVMTAATLLVGNLAALGQSNFKRLLAYSSIAHAGFLLLGLVAGTPLTVLGFYLGAYLLMTFLAFAVLAIVRVKTGSDELVAFNGLAKRSPFLAFALVVAVSSLAGVPGTAGFIGKFLIIMGTVSASAWVLLGFAVLGAASGFYYYLKVLRNVFWLEGSEDSITVTPLTKAFITVLIAAIFFFGIYPKPIFDALGVQTTETATELVSQP, encoded by the coding sequence ATGCCAGCCCACTACCTCGAATTTCTCCTCCTCGGATTCGGTCTCGTGCTCTTGCTTGTCGAGGCATTTGTCCCACTTCGTGACAAATCGTTCATCGGCAAACTCGCCGCCGCCGGATTGCTCGTTGCCTTTGGTTTGCTCTTTGCCATCGACCGCAATCCCGTCCAGAGCGACGTCTTTGCCAACTACTACCACGTAGACGCCGCAGCACTCTTCTTCAAAGGCATCGCCATTCTGACTACGTTCTGCGTCGTTCTGCTCGGCCTCGACTTCCTGCCTGTGCTCAAGCAAGGCATCAATGGAGCCTCGGACAGCGAGCGCACCAGTCAGGGAGGCATCGCTGAATTCTTCAGCCTCCCGATCTTTGCCTGCGCCGGCCTCATGTGGATGGCCTCCGCCAAGGACCTGATCACCATGTTCGTCGCACTCGAAACCGTGACCATCACCTTCTACGTCATGGTCTCATCGATGCGCCGCAACGTCGGTTCTCTTGAGGCCGGGGTAAAATACCTCATCCTCGGTGCCCTCTCCACCGGCGTCCTAGTCTTCGGTATGGCTTGGGTCTTCGGTGCCACCGGTACACTGTCGCTTGAGGTTCTTACCAATGCCGGCCCGGAGCAATGGGCGACCTGGTCGTCTTCCTCAGCCCTGCTCTTTGGTGTCGCACTCGTTCTCATCTCGCTAGGCTTCAAAGTCGGTGCCGTCCCAATGCAGGTCTGGATTCCAGACGTGTACCAGGGTGCGCCAACCCCGATCACCGGATTCCTTTCCGTCGGATCGAAGGCTGCAGGATTCATCGTCCTGTGGCGCTTCGTCCAGCCATTCCTCGGCCGTGGTGAGCTTACCGAGACCATTCTCCTCATCCTCGCGGTTATGACCGCCGCCACTCTGCTGGTCGGAAACCTGGCAGCACTCGGACAATCAAACTTCAAGCGCCTGCTTGCTTACTCGTCGATCGCTCATGCCGGATTCCTCCTGCTCGGTCTCGTCGCCGGCACCCCATTGACCGTACTCGGCTTCTACCTCGGTGCTTACCTGCTCATGACCTTCCTCGCCTTTGCAGTGCTCGCCATCGTACGCGTCAAAACCGGCAGCGACGAACTGGTCGCCTTCAACGGATTGGCCAAGCGCTCGCCATTCCTCGCCTTCGCATTGGTTGTGGCCGTTTCCAGCCTCGCTGGCGTCCCTGGCACAGCCGGCTTCATCGGCAAGTTCCTCATCATCATGGGCACAGTCAGCGCCAGCGCATGGGTGCTTCTCGGCTTCGCTGTCCTCGGCGCGGCCTCCGGCTTCTACTACTACCTGAAGGTGCTGCGCAACGTGTTCTGGCTTGAAGGATCGGAAGACTCCATCACCGTCACTCCGCTGACCAAGGCATTCATCACCGTTCTCATCGCGGCGATCTTCTTCTTCGGAATCTATCCTAAGCCGATCTTCGACGCCCTCGGCGTCCAAACGACTGAGACCGCGACCGAGCTGGTCAGCCAGCCGTAG
- a CDS encoding helix-turn-helix transcriptional regulator — MPHLPPPQLNENDIRSIVRLLGQVAVEGNCLREKRKLLMTGLISLIDADSWAWGVYANETPGELQQPSLLMYDGFTPDEFGAFAIAQNHPDMARLSAPFMEDCRQSDGRVTRLRQQVDPENTFPNSEAYHLWRAANVDPLILSSKLNRSGQRGVIGIYRKFGRPLFNERELRITHIVLTEVSWLHEESCQKIPTEAVSCLSPRLNTIHNLLLAGQTRKQIAHELSISINTVHSYIKELYQRFEVHSQAELIRRFIQGDGGDGL; from the coding sequence ATGCCACACCTCCCGCCCCCTCAGCTCAATGAAAACGACATCCGCTCGATCGTACGACTGCTAGGACAAGTCGCAGTCGAAGGCAACTGCCTCCGCGAAAAGCGCAAGCTTCTGATGACTGGGCTCATCTCGCTCATCGACGCCGACTCTTGGGCCTGGGGCGTCTACGCAAACGAAACACCAGGTGAACTACAGCAGCCGTCCCTGCTTATGTACGATGGTTTTACCCCCGATGAATTCGGCGCATTCGCCATCGCACAAAACCACCCGGACATGGCGCGCCTCAGTGCCCCCTTCATGGAAGATTGCCGACAATCCGACGGACGCGTCACCCGCCTGCGCCAACAAGTCGACCCCGAAAACACATTTCCTAACTCAGAGGCCTACCATCTGTGGCGCGCAGCTAATGTCGACCCGCTCATTCTCTCAAGCAAATTGAACCGATCCGGCCAACGCGGCGTAATCGGCATCTACCGCAAGTTCGGCCGTCCACTTTTCAACGAGAGAGAACTCCGCATCACCCACATCGTGCTCACGGAGGTCTCATGGCTCCACGAAGAATCCTGTCAGAAGATTCCCACTGAAGCCGTGAGCTGCTTGTCCCCAAGGCTCAATACCATCCACAACCTCCTCCTCGCGGGCCAGACAAGAAAGCAAATCGCCCACGAGCTCAGCATCTCGATCAACACCGTCCACAGCTACATCAAAGAGCTCTATCAACGCTTCGAAGTTCACTCTCAAGCCGAACTCATCCGCCGCTTCATCCAAGGCGACGGGGGGGATGGGCTCTGA
- a CDS encoding dihydrodipicolinate synthase family protein: MNPLNIDGLVAATVTPMHADGSVNYDLIAPQIDYLVDQGIKGAYILGSTGEGMLLTDDERKKVAEKFVTLAGDRLPIFVQVGHNSWQAAADLAAHAESLGAAAVSATSPGYFKPDNAQSLVDGVKEVTDAAPNTPFYYYHIPALSGVSVDIIEAARLSKEQLPTFTGIKYSDGSTFYNLPLLQEAAPGCEFFAGSDEAYLMSVAQGFKGAVGSTYGYGKVIYDNVRKHVEAGEFEEARMWQARALSMITTFFSTCGRSGIKGMWSAIGLPMGASRNPIASTTPEQIDALRKGLEQIGFYDWAAQQVVSK; the protein is encoded by the coding sequence ATGAATCCATTGAACATTGATGGCTTGGTCGCCGCCACGGTGACCCCGATGCACGCAGACGGCTCGGTAAACTATGACCTCATCGCCCCACAGATCGACTACCTCGTCGACCAAGGCATCAAAGGCGCATACATCCTCGGTAGTACCGGTGAAGGCATGTTGCTCACCGACGACGAGCGTAAGAAAGTCGCCGAAAAGTTCGTCACTCTCGCCGGTGACCGCCTCCCTATCTTCGTTCAGGTCGGCCACAACAGCTGGCAAGCTGCCGCAGACCTCGCAGCCCACGCCGAATCACTCGGTGCAGCTGCCGTTTCGGCCACCTCGCCGGGCTACTTCAAGCCAGACAACGCTCAGAGCCTCGTCGACGGCGTAAAAGAGGTCACCGATGCCGCTCCAAACACACCATTCTACTACTACCACATCCCAGCCCTCTCCGGCGTATCGGTCGACATCATCGAAGCCGCACGCCTGAGCAAGGAACAGCTGCCAACCTTCACCGGTATCAAGTACTCGGACGGCTCGACCTTCTACAACCTGCCACTGCTCCAGGAAGCCGCTCCAGGCTGCGAGTTCTTCGCTGGCTCGGACGAAGCCTACCTGATGTCGGTTGCTCAAGGTTTCAAGGGTGCTGTCGGTAGCACCTACGGCTATGGCAAAGTGATCTACGACAACGTGCGCAAGCATGTTGAGGCCGGCGAGTTCGAAGAAGCCCGCATGTGGCAGGCCCGCGCTCTCTCGATGATCACCACCTTCTTCTCAACCTGCGGCCGTTCCGGCATCAAAGGCATGTGGAGCGCCATCGGCCTTCCAATGGGTGCCAGCCGCAACCCGATCGCCAGCACCACGCCTGAGCAGATCGACGCGCTGCGCAAGGGCCTCGAGCAAATTGGCTTCTACGACTGGGCTGCCCAGCAAGTGGTCTCCAAGTAA
- a CDS encoding sodium:solute symporter family transporter, with product MFRKLFPLLLALMASLPLMASDAIKWSSDFPAIPDDYGYAGAFAGVIGKNDSPRTLVIAGGANFPDADPFTSNVGKAWHDTVFTIPLEGNSLKAAGTWTVSGAKLPLPLGYGASATLPHHGSALFIGGSYKVDGEEIFSNKVYEVTIANGNPVFTEVAQLPTGTSYMAAATIDKNVYVFSGQGAEGEIEQALVLDTSSDNRSDWQWKSMPWPEYSEGVPARARAHYTIGTIGNKLFVFGGRAKQLAGDHRVHKDDVNDLYGTDDFRDCYVYSPGATDAAAGTWARVADLPTAISAAPTNAVPAGASHLLVLGGVDLATLVDLQDKDKYPSLNNARHGFDHPGFPRKVLAYHTITNTWAEQSEIPAEMKAPVTAPVVIAGNDFLVPSGEWSPKLRTSNVLAGTITPPIPDFGWINWSVVAIYLLGMVGVGYWFMKREAASSTEAYFRGGQKIPWWVAGLSIFATMLSALTFMGIPARAYQTDITWYIGQLPILLVAPLVAFCYLPFFRRLNITSAYEYLEKRFGLGVRVFASLSFILFHIGRIAIVLYLPALAVSGVTGIPVTTAIIVISVLCIIYTVMGGIEAVVWTDAIQAMVLIGGALLCFILVVFSLDGGMGELFTIAQADDKLFSNLEWGSFDIKDGTAAVSVLFLAFTFNALVPYTSGQDVVQRYVTTSDEQAARKSLWTTMWMSVFGSLIFFGLGAAIYAFYKTHPDLLSPAMAKTDSILPFYIVQQLPVGVSGLIIAAVFAAAQSTISSSLNSSATAYIKDFDSRLFRPGRDDKTYLRAAQFVVTGIGILGTIVAIIMAKSDIESAFKTFNSIIGLTAGSLGGLFALGIFTRKANGTAALIAAFIGAGVVITLFLTEAPVTGLLYAFIGFATCFVLGIILGTIMPAKPQQLKGLSFSTIKDIGKD from the coding sequence ATGTTTCGCAAGCTCTTCCCCCTGCTCCTAGCCCTGATGGCTTCCCTGCCATTGATGGCATCAGACGCCATCAAGTGGTCGTCAGATTTCCCTGCCATCCCCGATGACTACGGATACGCGGGCGCATTTGCGGGCGTGATCGGTAAAAACGACTCACCGCGCACGCTGGTCATCGCGGGTGGTGCCAACTTCCCAGATGCGGATCCTTTCACCAGCAACGTCGGCAAAGCGTGGCACGACACCGTGTTCACCATTCCGCTTGAAGGCAACTCGCTGAAGGCCGCCGGAACATGGACCGTCAGCGGAGCCAAGCTCCCTCTTCCCCTCGGTTACGGAGCATCCGCCACATTGCCGCATCACGGCTCCGCCCTTTTCATCGGCGGCAGCTACAAGGTCGACGGCGAGGAAATCTTCTCCAACAAGGTCTATGAAGTGACCATCGCCAACGGCAACCCGGTCTTCACCGAGGTCGCGCAATTGCCAACCGGCACGTCCTACATGGCGGCGGCCACCATTGACAAAAATGTCTACGTCTTCTCCGGCCAGGGCGCCGAAGGCGAAATCGAGCAGGCTCTCGTGCTCGACACATCCTCCGACAACCGCAGCGACTGGCAGTGGAAGTCCATGCCATGGCCTGAGTATTCCGAAGGCGTACCAGCCCGCGCCCGCGCGCACTACACAATCGGCACCATCGGCAACAAACTCTTCGTCTTCGGTGGCCGCGCCAAGCAACTCGCCGGCGACCACCGGGTTCATAAAGACGACGTCAACGACCTCTACGGCACCGACGACTTCCGCGACTGCTACGTTTACTCACCAGGCGCAACCGACGCCGCAGCCGGAACCTGGGCGCGTGTCGCAGACCTCCCGACCGCGATCTCCGCAGCACCTACCAATGCGGTACCAGCAGGTGCCAGCCACCTCCTCGTGCTCGGCGGCGTCGACCTGGCCACGCTGGTCGACCTGCAGGATAAAGACAAGTATCCAAGCCTCAACAACGCCCGCCACGGCTTTGACCATCCGGGCTTCCCACGCAAGGTCCTGGCTTACCACACCATCACCAACACCTGGGCAGAACAAAGTGAGATCCCTGCCGAGATGAAAGCTCCGGTGACCGCACCGGTCGTGATCGCCGGCAATGACTTCCTCGTGCCATCCGGCGAATGGAGCCCGAAACTCCGCACATCCAATGTGCTCGCCGGCACCATCACACCACCAATCCCTGACTTCGGATGGATCAACTGGTCGGTCGTTGCCATCTACCTGCTCGGCATGGTCGGTGTCGGTTACTGGTTCATGAAGCGCGAAGCCGCATCCAGCACCGAAGCGTACTTCCGTGGCGGACAAAAGATCCCATGGTGGGTCGCTGGTCTTTCGATCTTCGCCACCATGCTCAGCGCCCTCACCTTCATGGGCATCCCGGCACGCGCCTACCAAACCGACATCACTTGGTACATCGGACAGCTGCCTATCCTCCTCGTGGCACCGCTCGTTGCGTTCTGCTACCTGCCTTTCTTCCGTCGCCTCAACATCACCAGTGCTTACGAATATCTCGAGAAGCGCTTCGGCCTCGGCGTCCGCGTCTTCGCCAGCTTGTCGTTTATTCTCTTCCACATCGGCCGCATCGCGATCGTTCTCTACCTCCCGGCACTCGCGGTTTCCGGCGTGACCGGCATCCCTGTGACCACAGCCATCATCGTCATCAGCGTGCTTTGCATCATCTACACCGTGATGGGTGGCATCGAAGCAGTGGTTTGGACAGACGCCATTCAGGCAATGGTTCTCATCGGCGGCGCACTGCTTTGCTTCATCCTCGTCGTGTTCAGCCTCGACGGTGGGATGGGTGAACTCTTCACCATCGCCCAGGCCGACGACAAGTTGTTCTCCAACTTGGAATGGGGCAGCTTCGACATCAAAGATGGAACAGCAGCCGTCTCGGTCCTCTTCCTCGCCTTCACCTTCAACGCCCTGGTTCCATACACCTCGGGACAAGACGTGGTGCAGCGTTACGTCACGACCTCGGACGAGCAAGCCGCCCGCAAGTCGCTCTGGACCACCATGTGGATGTCAGTCTTCGGTTCGTTGATCTTCTTCGGTCTCGGCGCGGCGATCTACGCCTTCTACAAGACCCACCCGGACCTCCTCAGCCCGGCCATGGCGAAGACCGACAGCATCCTGCCATTCTACATCGTGCAGCAGCTGCCAGTCGGAGTCTCTGGCTTGATCATTGCAGCGGTCTTCGCGGCAGCGCAGTCGACCATTTCCAGCTCGCTCAACAGCTCGGCCACAGCTTACATCAAAGACTTTGACTCCCGCCTGTTCCGCCCTGGCCGCGACGACAAGACCTACCTGCGCGCAGCACAGTTTGTCGTCACCGGCATCGGCATCCTCGGGACCATCGTTGCCATCATCATGGCAAAGTCGGACATCGAGTCGGCCTTCAAGACCTTCAACTCGATCATCGGCCTGACCGCAGGTTCGCTGGGTGGTCTATTCGCCCTCGGAATCTTCACCCGCAAAGCCAATGGCACAGCAGCTCTGATTGCCGCATTCATCGGCGCGGGAGTGGTGATCACACTCTTCCTCACGGAAGCACCTGTCACCGGTCTGCTCTACGCCTTCATCGGATTCGCTACCTGCTTCGTGCTCGGCATCATCCTCGGCACCATCATGCCGGCCAAGCCACAGCAACTCAAGGGGCTCTCGTTCTCCACCATCAAGGACATCGGAAAAGACTAA
- a CDS encoding AGE family epimerase/isomerase, translating to MSAYTTEELNGLRDFYRDSLLDDTLKFWLPDAIDKEHGGYLLMRDADGSLVDTDKSVWFQGRFATILGTLYNQVEPRQEWLDGAKAGVDFLRKHCIDDDGQMFFMVTREGKPLRKRRYFFSEAFAISGYCQLAKATGDEQLAQEARDLFKRCMEYADGTRPLAPKFTDERPTIGIGVPMIFLNIAQQLVDTVGCEFAESCIDKFVEDIRKFVKDDIECVMECLSPEGDIIDHFQERTLNPGHAIEGGWFILHEARRRGGDKDLEDLGLRMIDYMWKRGWDEQFGGIIYFKDVYDKPVMEYWQDMKFWWPQNEAVIATLLAYTMTGDEKWAERHRMIHEYAHKHFHDPEHGEWFGYLSRDNRVCSTLKGTHYKGPFHLPRMQTYCWQLLESLGTDPTLVVR from the coding sequence ATGTCTGCTTATACCACCGAAGAATTGAACGGCCTGCGCGACTTCTACCGCGACAGCTTGCTCGACGACACCCTCAAGTTCTGGCTCCCTGACGCCATCGACAAAGAACACGGCGGCTACCTCCTGATGCGCGACGCCGACGGATCACTCGTCGACACCGACAAATCCGTCTGGTTCCAGGGCCGCTTCGCAACCATCCTCGGCACGCTCTACAACCAGGTCGAACCACGCCAGGAATGGCTCGACGGGGCCAAGGCAGGCGTCGACTTCCTGCGCAAGCACTGCATCGACGACGATGGTCAGATGTTCTTCATGGTCACCCGCGAGGGCAAGCCTCTGCGCAAGCGCCGCTATTTCTTCTCCGAAGCATTTGCCATCAGTGGCTACTGCCAGCTCGCCAAAGCCACCGGCGACGAGCAACTCGCCCAGGAAGCTCGCGATTTGTTCAAGCGCTGCATGGAGTACGCAGACGGCACCCGCCCGCTCGCTCCCAAGTTCACCGACGAACGCCCGACCATAGGAATCGGCGTGCCGATGATTTTCCTCAACATCGCCCAACAACTTGTCGACACCGTGGGCTGCGAGTTCGCCGAATCCTGTATCGACAAGTTCGTCGAAGACATCCGCAAGTTCGTCAAGGACGATATCGAATGTGTGATGGAGTGCCTCTCCCCTGAAGGCGATATCATCGACCACTTCCAAGAGCGCACGCTCAACCCGGGCCACGCCATCGAGGGCGGATGGTTCATCCTCCACGAGGCACGCCGCCGCGGCGGTGACAAAGACCTCGAAGACCTCGGCCTGCGCATGATCGACTACATGTGGAAGCGCGGATGGGACGAGCAGTTCGGCGGCATCATCTACTTCAAGGACGTCTACGACAAACCGGTGATGGAGTACTGGCAGGACATGAAGTTCTGGTGGCCACAGAACGAAGCCGTCATCGCCACCCTCCTCGCCTACACCATGACCGGCGATGAAAAGTGGGCCGAGCGCCACCGCATGATCCACGAATACGCTCACAAACATTTCCACGATCCTGAGCACGGTGAGTGGTTCGGTTACCTCAGCCGCGACAACCGCGTCTGCTCCACACTCAAGGGAACCCACTACAAGGGACCATTCCACCTGCCGCGCATGCAGACCTACTGCTGGCAGTTGCTCGAATCCCTCGGCACCGACCCGACTTTGGTCGTTCGTTAG
- a CDS encoding NPCBM/NEW2 domain-containing protein, which yields MIKTIAFSTMIASAITAAQASPATDILQGTQTYGAAKINESSSGGKLTIAGKTYEKGIGVHATSEIPLSIPKGVSSLTGLAGIDDNAAGPGKVQFRILSGSSVLWESPEISHGDAAVAFDVAVPSGARKLYLQVDELENNAHDHANWVDLKWKDGDVATKAATTFKGADFGLKPNVTEDQAPAFHKALDALRSAPGSTLVLEKGTYHFHHSSAIKRHYHPSNHDQPIWQPVCVPLVDLMDVTIDAQGSLFLFQGKVAPMFIQDTDGLTIKGLALDYVYPPDSQCTVTKVTPEFYEMTIDQQKFPHRVENGWITFTGENWEKHDGSHGIVFSGKTGEIVAGTSDYGYRGKLTVIADGHYRVEKNVQKDGIVAGDTITMRHGWGRPHPGVVMYRAKDTVLEDFVIHASQGMSLVAQRSENVHIKGGGVFPREGTGRNFSAGADATHFSNCKGVIITDGALYEGMMDDAINVHATCLRIEEKIDANTIRCRYVHGQAYGFEVVMPGETINFLQAKWLTPRDPSKVKAVNWIDNKNLILTLETPIPDDLGPGDALENADWHPSVHFKNNIVRNNRARGSLFTTPHPVIVENNTFETIAGSAILLAGDANGWYESGACYDVVIRNNTFKNNLTSRFQFTEAIISIFPEVPDLKGQKEFYHRNVRIEDNVFETFDVPLVFAISTDGLTFTGNQVSYNNDYPAWNKPPFILRRAANVTVKDNTVKDAPRQWTKENSFDLHLTPAEEITFE from the coding sequence ATGATCAAAACCATCGCATTTTCCACGATGATCGCCTCCGCAATCACTGCGGCCCAGGCATCACCCGCCACCGATATCCTCCAAGGCACGCAAACCTACGGCGCCGCCAAAATTAACGAATCGTCCAGCGGCGGCAAACTTACCATCGCCGGCAAAACCTACGAAAAAGGAATCGGCGTCCACGCCACCTCGGAAATCCCACTCAGCATTCCTAAAGGCGTCTCGTCCCTCACCGGATTGGCCGGAATCGACGACAATGCCGCCGGTCCGGGAAAGGTGCAGTTCCGCATTCTCTCGGGCAGCTCGGTGCTTTGGGAGTCACCGGAAATCTCACACGGTGATGCGGCGGTTGCGTTCGATGTCGCGGTCCCATCCGGCGCCCGCAAGCTCTACCTTCAGGTAGACGAGTTGGAAAACAACGCCCACGACCACGCCAACTGGGTCGACCTGAAATGGAAAGACGGCGATGTCGCCACCAAAGCGGCCACCACATTCAAGGGCGCGGACTTCGGCTTGAAGCCTAACGTCACCGAAGATCAGGCACCTGCCTTCCACAAGGCGCTCGATGCCCTGCGCTCGGCTCCGGGATCCACTCTCGTGCTGGAAAAAGGCACCTACCACTTTCACCACAGCAGCGCGATCAAGCGTCACTACCACCCGTCCAACCACGACCAACCGATCTGGCAACCTGTCTGTGTTCCATTGGTGGACCTGATGGACGTCACCATCGATGCTCAGGGATCACTCTTCCTCTTCCAAGGCAAGGTGGCACCGATGTTCATCCAGGACACGGACGGACTCACCATCAAGGGACTCGCTCTCGACTACGTCTATCCACCGGATTCCCAATGCACCGTCACCAAGGTCACCCCCGAGTTCTATGAAATGACCATCGACCAGCAGAAGTTCCCTCACCGCGTGGAGAACGGCTGGATCACATTCACCGGAGAAAACTGGGAAAAGCACGACGGATCACACGGTATTGTCTTCAGTGGAAAGACCGGCGAAATCGTCGCCGGCACCAGTGACTACGGCTACCGCGGCAAGCTCACTGTCATCGCAGACGGCCACTACCGCGTGGAAAAGAACGTCCAGAAAGACGGCATCGTCGCTGGCGACACCATCACCATGCGCCACGGCTGGGGCCGCCCACACCCAGGTGTCGTCATGTACCGCGCTAAGGACACCGTGCTCGAAGACTTCGTCATCCACGCATCGCAAGGCATGAGCCTCGTTGCCCAGCGTAGCGAAAATGTCCACATCAAGGGCGGTGGCGTATTCCCACGCGAAGGAACCGGCCGCAACTTCTCCGCCGGCGCTGATGCCACTCACTTCTCAAACTGCAAAGGCGTCATCATCACAGACGGCGCACTCTACGAAGGCATGATGGACGATGCCATCAACGTCCACGCCACCTGCCTGCGCATTGAAGAGAAAATCGATGCCAATACCATCCGCTGCCGTTACGTCCACGGCCAGGCCTACGGCTTCGAGGTCGTCATGCCGGGTGAAACCATCAACTTCCTCCAGGCCAAGTGGCTCACCCCGCGCGACCCAAGCAAGGTCAAAGCGGTGAACTGGATCGATAACAAGAACCTCATCCTGACTCTCGAAACTCCGATCCCGGACGACCTTGGCCCGGGCGATGCCCTGGAGAACGCCGATTGGCACCCGAGCGTCCACTTCAAGAACAACATCGTTCGCAACAACCGCGCGCGAGGCAGTCTCTTCACCACCCCTCACCCAGTGATCGTGGAGAACAACACGTTCGAAACCATCGCCGGCTCCGCCATCCTGCTCGCAGGAGACGCCAACGGCTGGTACGAAAGCGGTGCCTGCTACGACGTGGTCATCCGTAACAACACCTTCAAGAACAACCTTACCTCCCGCTTCCAGTTCACCGAGGCGATCATTTCCATCTTCCCTGAAGTGCCGGACCTCAAGGGGCAAAAGGAGTTCTACCACCGTAACGTCCGCATCGAGGACAACGTCTTCGAGACCTTCGATGTGCCATTGGTTTTCGCAATCTCGACCGATGGCCTGACCTTCACCGGCAATCAGGTCAGCTACAACAACGACTACCCGGCGTGGAACAAGCCACCGTTCATCCTCCGCCGCGCGGCCAACGTCACCGTTAAGGACAACACGGTGAAGGACGCTCCACGCCAGTGGACCAAGGAGAACAGCTTCGACCTCCACCTCACACCGGCGGAAGAGATTACCTTCGAATAA
- a CDS encoding REP-associated tyrosine transposase → MNEHGPNWHSRGYLPHFDSNNHVQSITFRLADSLPTAALEALKTELTKAPETEREKTRRRLIEKWLDSGQGCCALAHPGMAKIMQDTLLHYDKQRYHMIAWCVMPNHVHVMIGPTAPISQIVQSWKGYTGYWAKQHAEDIGLKSAGRFWMRDYWDRYIRNEHHFHQTMRYIHRNPVKAGLCSDPKDWQWSSACRYR, encoded by the coding sequence ATGAATGAACACGGTCCCAACTGGCACTCCAGAGGCTACCTCCCACACTTCGACTCAAACAACCATGTTCAATCCATCACGTTTCGATTGGCCGACTCGCTCCCCACTGCCGCGTTGGAAGCCCTCAAAACTGAGCTCACAAAAGCTCCCGAAACCGAACGCGAGAAAACACGGAGAAGACTCATCGAAAAATGGCTCGATTCGGGCCAGGGCTGCTGTGCACTAGCCCACCCCGGCATGGCGAAGATCATGCAGGACACGCTTCTCCACTATGATAAGCAGCGGTACCACATGATTGCATGGTGCGTAATGCCAAATCACGTGCACGTCATGATCGGGCCAACCGCCCCCATATCTCAAATCGTGCAATCTTGGAAAGGCTACACCGGTTACTGGGCAAAACAACACGCAGAGGATATCGGCCTGAAATCCGCAGGCAGATTCTGGATGCGAGATTACTGGGACCGGTACATTCGCAACGAACACCACTTCCACCAAACGATGCGCTACATCCACCGCAATCCGGTGAAAGCGGGCTTATGTAGCGACCCTAAGGATTGGCAGTGGTCCAGCGCATGCCGATATCGGTAG